The proteins below are encoded in one region of Nitrospira sp.:
- a CDS encoding lipoprotein gives MGSLTACRKAPGTARDQLIFVSEEKEIAMGESSFRDVLRQAPLSPSVELNEMIHRVGERIAKVANKPEYHWEFAVIQDERTVNAFALPGGKVAVFTGLLKYTKDETGLATVMGHEVAHALQRHGAERMSRGVLESIAAVGSIAAAASGAVNPAAMIGLQSAYGVGVSLPFNRRQESEADYIGLRLMAAAGYDPREALPFWERMSGCPRNMIDKLCFRSQSAIPEFLSTHPSDVTRMSQIEAWIPNAMQFYNPSGQPGGPTESPVKLPPIITPEIHIQGS, from the coding sequence TTGGGAAGCCTGACGGCGTGTCGTAAGGCCCCTGGTACGGCCCGTGATCAACTCATTTTCGTGTCTGAGGAAAAAGAAATTGCCATGGGGGAGTCGTCGTTCCGTGATGTCCTGCGGCAGGCTCCCTTGAGCCCTAGCGTGGAGCTGAACGAGATGATCCATCGCGTCGGCGAGCGTATTGCCAAAGTGGCCAACAAGCCGGAGTACCATTGGGAGTTTGCCGTCATCCAGGACGAACGGACGGTCAATGCCTTCGCGTTGCCGGGGGGGAAAGTGGCGGTCTTCACGGGACTGCTCAAATACACCAAGGACGAAACCGGACTCGCCACCGTCATGGGACACGAAGTGGCGCACGCGCTGCAACGACACGGGGCGGAACGAATGAGCCGGGGTGTGCTGGAGAGCATCGCCGCCGTAGGAAGCATCGCCGCGGCCGCAAGCGGAGCGGTGAATCCCGCGGCAATGATCGGGCTGCAAAGCGCTTATGGAGTCGGCGTCTCGCTCCCGTTCAACCGCCGCCAAGAGTCGGAGGCGGACTATATCGGTCTTCGGCTCATGGCCGCGGCCGGGTACGATCCGCGGGAAGCGCTCCCGTTCTGGGAGCGGATGAGCGGCTGTCCGCGCAATATGATCGATAAGTTGTGTTTTCGGTCGCAATCGGCGATTCCGGAATTTCTTTCGACCCATCCGTCCGACGTGACGCGCATGAGCCAAATCGAAGCGTGGATACCCAACGCGATGCAGTTCTACAACCCATCAGGTCAACCGGGTGGACCAACGGAGTCTCCAGTCAAGCTTCCGCCCATTATCACGCCGGAAATCCATATCCAGGGGTCGTGA
- the carA gene encoding carbamoyl-phosphate synthase small chain, with protein MKKAILALADGTVFHGRALGCEGETTGEVVFNTAMTGYQEVLTDPSYKGQIVTMTCPHIGNYGIPEEDVESHRVWAEGFVVTEACPNPSNWRSERTLDEFLRGAKVVGIDAVDTRALTRHLREHGSQQALISHVELDPVRAVEKARRAPGILGRDLVKEVTCAEPYAWTEGSGTWPPDGRLPHGRVHAKTNSRSFHVVVYDLGVKHNILRRLVDVGCRVTVVPAATLPAQVEALQPDGIFLSNGPGDPEGVPYASASARHFVGKRPMMGICLGHQMLGLASGLRTYKLKFGHHGANHPVMDLRTRKVEITSQNHNFAVEAPVEDSAAKGAAIIETALGRMQVSHVSLNDRSVEGFVALDHPVFSVQYHPEASPGPHDACYLFDEFVQLMEKHYA; from the coding sequence ATGAAGAAAGCGATTCTGGCGCTGGCTGATGGAACGGTGTTCCATGGGCGTGCGCTTGGGTGCGAGGGTGAAACGACGGGAGAAGTGGTCTTCAATACGGCCATGACCGGCTATCAAGAGGTTTTGACCGATCCGTCGTACAAGGGACAGATTGTGACCATGACCTGTCCTCACATCGGGAACTACGGCATTCCGGAGGAGGACGTCGAGTCGCATCGCGTCTGGGCCGAGGGATTTGTCGTGACGGAGGCCTGTCCGAATCCCAGCAACTGGCGAAGTGAACGGACGCTCGACGAGTTTCTGCGGGGCGCCAAAGTCGTGGGGATCGATGCGGTCGATACACGCGCGCTGACCCGGCACCTCCGTGAGCACGGGTCACAGCAAGCGTTGATCTCACACGTCGAGTTGGACCCGGTCCGCGCCGTGGAGAAAGCCCGACGGGCCCCCGGCATCCTGGGGCGCGACCTCGTCAAGGAGGTGACCTGCGCGGAACCGTATGCGTGGACGGAGGGGTCCGGTACCTGGCCGCCGGACGGGCGACTGCCTCACGGTCGGGTCCATGCCAAGACGAATTCCCGGTCGTTTCACGTGGTCGTCTATGACCTCGGCGTGAAGCACAACATTCTTCGTCGCCTGGTGGACGTCGGCTGTCGTGTTACCGTCGTGCCCGCTGCGACACTGCCGGCACAAGTCGAGGCCCTGCAGCCCGATGGGATCTTTCTGTCCAACGGTCCCGGCGATCCGGAGGGTGTGCCCTACGCGAGCGCCTCGGCCCGGCATTTTGTTGGGAAGCGTCCCATGATGGGTATTTGCCTTGGACATCAGATGTTGGGTTTGGCCTCCGGTTTACGGACCTATAAACTCAAGTTCGGGCATCACGGCGCCAATCACCCCGTGATGGATCTTCGGACACGTAAGGTGGAGATCACATCGCAGAATCATAATTTTGCCGTCGAGGCGCCGGTTGAGGATTCGGCCGCGAAGGGAGCCGCCATCATCGAAACGGCCTTGGGCCGAATGCAGGTCAGTCACGTGAGTCTCAACGACCGATCCGTGGAGGGCTTCGTGGCGCTGGATCATCCGGTATTTTCGGTCCAATACCACCCGGAGGCCTCTCCCGGGCCGCATGATGCCTGTTATCTCTTTGATGAATTCGTTCAGTTGATGGAGAAACACTATGCGTGA
- the sppA gene encoding signal peptide peptidase SppA, with product MRDRSTSVLIATLVACVVSLGGCITINVGPGQGPLQEETVSGTGKDKILLLDLSGVISSQEKDGLFDRPSILAGVKEQLKLAARDRRIKGLVLRINSPGGTVTASDILYHELKAFKEQKQIPVVASIMDLGASGGYYVASAADTIFVHPSTVTGSIGVIMLTVNARGLLEKVGVETNAVTSGPRKDMGSPFRAMNPEEKAIFQSVIDDFYGRFLRVVKDGRPKLSDEQVRRLADGRIYSGEQAKAAGLVDDIGYLEDAISTVQQRANLAEAKVVTYRRPGEYRNNIYSKILGDSTPWSALTSVDLMSLVRGGSPQFMYLWMP from the coding sequence ATGCGTGATCGATCAACCTCGGTACTGATCGCGACACTGGTCGCATGTGTCGTGTCGCTCGGCGGGTGCATTACGATTAACGTGGGTCCGGGACAGGGTCCGTTGCAGGAGGAAACCGTTTCCGGAACGGGAAAAGACAAGATTCTCTTGTTGGATCTGTCCGGTGTGATCAGTTCGCAGGAAAAGGACGGACTCTTCGATCGGCCCAGTATCCTTGCCGGCGTCAAGGAACAGCTGAAACTGGCGGCGAGGGACCGCCGCATCAAGGGACTGGTCCTGCGCATCAACAGCCCGGGGGGGACCGTCACGGCATCGGACATCCTGTATCATGAGCTGAAAGCGTTCAAGGAGCAGAAACAGATCCCGGTTGTCGCGTCGATCATGGACCTGGGGGCGTCCGGAGGGTATTACGTGGCCTCCGCTGCGGACACCATTTTTGTGCATCCATCGACCGTGACCGGAAGCATTGGAGTCATCATGCTCACCGTGAATGCGCGCGGGCTGCTCGAGAAGGTCGGCGTCGAGACCAATGCCGTGACCTCGGGGCCCCGAAAAGACATGGGCTCGCCCTTCCGGGCCATGAATCCGGAAGAGAAAGCGATCTTTCAAAGCGTCATCGACGATTTCTACGGGCGGTTTCTCCGTGTCGTGAAAGATGGCCGCCCAAAGTTATCGGACGAGCAAGTTCGGCGCCTGGCCGATGGGCGCATCTATTCTGGTGAGCAGGCGAAGGCCGCCGGATTGGTCGACGACATCGGGTACCTTGAGGACGCCATCTCTACGGTGCAGCAGCGTGCCAACCTTGCCGAAGCCAAGGTCGTGACCTATCGGCGCCCCGGCGAGTACCGGAACAATATTTACTCCAAAATCCTGGGTGACTCGACTCCCTGGTCGGCGTTGACGTCGGTCGACCTCATGTCGTTGGTGCGTGGCGGGTCTCCGCAATTCATGTATCTGTGGATGCCGTGA
- the carB gene encoding carbamoyl-phosphate synthase (glutamine-hydrolyzing): protein MAKRTDIRSILLIGSGPIIIGQACEFDYSGTQACKALREEGYRVILINSNPATIMTDPELADRTYVEPITPAVVAQVIEQERPDALLPTMGGQTALNVTMDLVRMGVLEKFGVKLIGASAEAIHKAEDREAFKQAMNRIGLTTPTSGVAKSREQALQILEEVGFPAIVRPSFTLGGTGGNIAYNREEFDRVIEWGLAMSPVGEVLIEQSVIGWKEYELEVMRDLKDNVVIVCPIENFDPMGVHTGDSITVAPAMTLTDKEYQRMRDAALRIIREIGVDTGGSNIQFGVNPVNGDMVVIEMNPRVSRSSALASKATGFPIAKIAAKLAVGYTLDEITNDITKVTKASFEPTIDYVVVKIPRFAFQKFAGADPTLTTQMKSVGEAMAMGRTFKEAVHKAVRSLEVDRYGLVSRHGLDRGLPPDLNRERVTEDVMQSLRTPHPDRLWRLADAMRLGVPRATLFELTKVDPWFLDQLHELIAFEQVLAAGAARWPALAAGSSGASSGDFAELIDVLVQAKQLGFSDERIGFLAGLPAASIAQIRTTAMAKAGMRVVYKRVDTCAAEFEAQTPYLYSTYGRECEARPTPDRKVMILGGGPNRIGQGIEFDYCCVHAAMALKQDGVQCIMVNCNPETVSTDYDTSDRLYFEPLTEEDVLNIVRLEQPIGVVVQFGGQTPLKLAVPLACAGVPILGTSPDAIDRAEDRERFRELLMKLGLKQADSGMARSVMESTVVAGTIGYPVMVRPSYVLGGRSMQIVYDQEELLKYMGSAVQASDKHPVLIDKYLDDAIEVDADAIADGEQVVVAGIMEHIEEAGVHSGDSACSLPPYTLPDPIIAEIERQMKALALELGVVGLMNAQFAVKGDTVYVLEVNPRASRTVPFVSKAIGAPLAKLAMRVMLGQKLRALGFTEGRRPRYVSVKEAVFPFSKFAGVDVLLGPEMKSTGEVMGIDADFGWAYAKAQAAASSVLPRAGKAFISVKKSDRPVVLEVARRLHALGFALAATSGTADFLREQGLSVETVYKVHEGRPHVVDHMKNGEIAVVMNTVATGAGKADSLSIRREALHRGIPYYTTMRGALAAVMGIEATARRPLSICSLQEHHHATTRT, encoded by the coding sequence GTGGCCAAACGCACTGACATTCGGAGCATTCTGTTGATCGGCTCGGGCCCCATCATCATCGGGCAAGCTTGCGAATTCGACTATTCGGGGACACAGGCGTGCAAAGCCTTGCGGGAGGAGGGGTACCGCGTCATCCTGATCAACAGCAATCCGGCCACAATCATGACCGACCCGGAACTGGCCGATCGGACGTACGTGGAGCCGATCACGCCGGCCGTCGTGGCCCAGGTGATTGAGCAGGAGCGGCCTGATGCGCTGTTGCCGACGATGGGTGGACAGACGGCGCTCAACGTGACCATGGATCTCGTCCGCATGGGCGTATTGGAGAAATTCGGAGTCAAGCTCATCGGTGCCTCCGCCGAGGCGATCCATAAGGCGGAAGATCGCGAGGCTTTTAAGCAAGCCATGAATCGGATCGGCTTGACGACGCCGACCAGCGGTGTGGCCAAGTCTCGGGAGCAGGCGTTGCAGATCCTTGAAGAGGTCGGATTCCCCGCCATCGTGCGACCTTCGTTTACCCTGGGCGGGACGGGCGGGAACATCGCGTATAACCGCGAAGAGTTTGACCGCGTGATCGAATGGGGACTCGCGATGAGCCCCGTGGGAGAGGTGCTCATCGAACAGTCGGTGATCGGGTGGAAGGAGTACGAACTGGAGGTGATGCGCGATCTCAAGGACAATGTGGTCATCGTCTGTCCGATCGAGAACTTCGATCCGATGGGCGTGCACACCGGGGACAGCATCACGGTGGCGCCGGCCATGACGCTCACTGACAAGGAATACCAACGCATGCGCGACGCTGCACTCCGCATTATCCGGGAAATCGGTGTCGACACGGGCGGATCCAATATCCAATTCGGAGTCAATCCCGTGAACGGCGACATGGTGGTCATTGAAATGAATCCGCGCGTCTCGCGCAGTTCGGCGCTGGCGTCGAAAGCGACCGGGTTTCCCATCGCCAAAATCGCCGCCAAACTCGCCGTGGGCTATACGCTCGACGAGATCACCAACGACATTACCAAGGTGACGAAAGCCTCGTTCGAACCGACCATCGATTACGTCGTCGTCAAAATTCCACGTTTCGCATTCCAGAAGTTTGCAGGAGCAGACCCCACGTTGACAACGCAGATGAAATCCGTCGGTGAAGCCATGGCCATGGGCCGCACGTTTAAAGAGGCCGTCCACAAGGCAGTTCGCTCGCTCGAGGTAGACCGGTATGGGCTCGTCTCGCGGCATGGGTTGGATCGCGGTCTACCGCCGGATTTGAATCGCGAGCGTGTCACCGAGGACGTCATGCAGTCGCTTCGCACGCCTCATCCGGATCGCCTGTGGCGGCTGGCTGATGCCATGCGGTTGGGGGTGCCCCGTGCGACGTTGTTTGAGTTGACCAAAGTGGATCCATGGTTCTTGGACCAACTCCACGAGTTGATCGCGTTTGAGCAGGTCCTTGCCGCCGGCGCGGCGCGATGGCCGGCCTTGGCGGCAGGATCTTCGGGGGCGTCTTCCGGCGACTTTGCGGAGTTGATCGACGTGTTGGTGCAAGCGAAACAACTAGGTTTTTCGGATGAGCGGATCGGCTTTCTCGCCGGCCTGCCGGCCGCGAGTATCGCGCAGATCCGGACGACCGCGATGGCGAAGGCAGGGATGCGCGTCGTGTACAAGCGCGTCGATACCTGTGCCGCTGAGTTCGAAGCGCAGACGCCGTATCTCTACTCGACCTACGGCCGGGAGTGCGAAGCGCGTCCGACGCCGGATCGTAAGGTCATGATTCTTGGCGGCGGACCCAATCGAATCGGCCAGGGCATCGAATTCGACTATTGTTGCGTCCACGCGGCCATGGCACTGAAGCAGGACGGCGTGCAGTGCATCATGGTGAATTGCAATCCTGAAACCGTAAGCACGGATTACGATACCTCGGACCGTCTGTATTTCGAACCGTTGACTGAAGAGGATGTGCTGAATATCGTCAGGCTCGAACAGCCGATTGGAGTCGTCGTTCAGTTCGGCGGGCAGACGCCGCTCAAACTCGCCGTCCCACTGGCTTGTGCGGGAGTGCCGATTCTGGGGACGAGTCCGGATGCGATCGACCGGGCAGAGGATCGCGAACGGTTCCGCGAGCTCCTGATGAAACTGGGCCTGAAACAAGCCGACAGCGGCATGGCCCGTTCGGTGATGGAATCAACGGTGGTGGCGGGCACAATCGGCTACCCCGTCATGGTCCGTCCGTCTTATGTGCTGGGAGGACGATCCATGCAGATCGTCTACGATCAAGAGGAACTGTTGAAGTACATGGGTTCCGCGGTGCAAGCGTCGGACAAGCATCCGGTGCTAATCGACAAGTACCTCGATGATGCGATCGAGGTGGATGCGGATGCGATCGCGGACGGTGAGCAGGTGGTCGTTGCCGGCATCATGGAGCATATCGAAGAAGCCGGTGTGCATTCGGGGGATTCCGCGTGCTCGTTACCGCCGTACACGCTGCCCGATCCGATTATTGCGGAGATCGAACGGCAAATGAAGGCTCTGGCATTGGAACTTGGCGTCGTGGGTTTGATGAACGCCCAGTTCGCCGTCAAGGGCGACACGGTCTACGTGCTCGAGGTCAATCCGCGGGCCTCCCGTACGGTTCCCTTCGTCAGCAAGGCGATCGGCGCGCCGTTGGCCAAACTGGCGATGCGGGTCATGTTGGGGCAAAAACTCAGGGCTCTCGGGTTTACAGAGGGCCGCCGACCGCGCTATGTGTCTGTCAAGGAAGCCGTCTTCCCCTTCAGTAAATTCGCAGGCGTGGATGTTCTGTTGGGCCCGGAAATGAAATCGACCGGCGAAGTGATGGGTATCGACGCGGATTTTGGATGGGCCTATGCCAAGGCCCAGGCTGCCGCCAGTTCCGTGCTGCCCCGAGCCGGCAAGGCATTCATCAGCGTGAAGAAATCCGATCGCCCGGTGGTCTTGGAGGTCGCCCGTCGGCTCCACGCCCTTGGCTTTGCGTTGGCCGCGACGAGCGGCACCGCCGACTTTCTTCGCGAGCAGGGTCTGTCGGTCGAGACGGTCTACAAGGTCCACGAGGGACGCCCCCACGTCGTCGACCACATGAAGAACGGCGAGATCGCCGTGGTGATGAACACCGTCGCGACCGGAGCGGGAAAGGCGGATTCGTTGTCGATCAGGCGGGAGGCACTCCATCGCGGCATCCCATACTACACGACCATGCGCGGCGCGCTGGCGGCGGTCATGGGCATTGAAGCGACGGCGCGCCGGCCATTGAGCATCTGTTCGTTGCAGGAGCATCATCACGCGACGACGAGGACATGA